A stretch of Cynocephalus volans isolate mCynVol1 chromosome 9, mCynVol1.pri, whole genome shotgun sequence DNA encodes these proteins:
- the LOC134385858 gene encoding transcription factor Spi-C, translating into MTCVEQDKLGQAFEDTFEVLRQHSAGDLQYSPDYKNYLAFINHCPHVRGNSSCCGVLPTEEPVYNWRTIINSAADFYFEGNIHPSLQNVTENQLVQPALLQQKGRKGRKKLRLFEYLHESLYNPEMASCIQWVDKTKGIFQFVSKSKEKLAELWGKRKGNRKIMTYQKMARALRNYGRTGEIIKIRRKLTYQFSEAVLQRLSPSYFLGKEIFYSQYAQPDQEYLSLNNWNANYNYTYANYHELSHPGC; encoded by the coding sequence ATGACTTGTGTTGAACAAGACAAGCTGGGTCAAGCATTTGAAGATACTTTTGAGGTACTGAGGCAACATTCAGCTGGAGATCTTCAGTACTCTCCAGATTACAAAAATTACCTGGCTTTCATCAACCATTGTCCTCATGTCAGAGGAAATTCCAGCTGCTGTGGGGTGTTGCCTACAGAGGAACCTGTCTATAACTGGAGGACCATAATCAACAGTGCTGCAGACTTCTACTTTGAAGGGAATATTCATCCATCTCTGCAGAATGTAACAGAAAACCAGTTGGTACAACCTGCTCTTCTCCagcaaaagggaagaaaaggcaggaagaagCTCCGACTGTTTGAATATCTTCACGAATCCCTGTATAATCCTGAGATGGCATCTTGCATTCAGTGGGTCGATAAAACCAAAGGCATCTTTCAGTTTGtatcaaaaagcaaagaaaaacttGCTGAACTTTGGGGCAAAAGAAAAGGCAACCGAAAGATCATGACTTACCAGAAAATGGCCAGGGCACTGAGGAATTATGGAAGAACTGGGGAAATCATCAAAATCCGGAGAAAGCTAACCTACCAATTCAGTGAAGCCGTTCTCCAAAGACTCTCTCCATCTTATTTCTTGGGGAAAGAAATCTTCTACTCACAGTATGCTCAACCTGATCAAGAGTATCTCAGTTTAAATAATTGGAATGCAAATTACAATTATACGTATGCTAATTACCATGAGCTAAGTCACCCTGGTTGCTAA